The proteins below come from a single Branchiostoma floridae strain S238N-H82 chromosome 5, Bfl_VNyyK, whole genome shotgun sequence genomic window:
- the LOC118415176 gene encoding uncharacterized protein LOC118415176 — protein MCSTEPLLYQLSRAFVKEWILLGQELAMGMGKPVLDITGDDESQKVFQILKAWRTETPHGPLHYLPQLQEILLQDMGEQNLATTVQDMYKKYRDALECKEVYPEMTEDKQWSLHLPVEGKYLCRRTDLGVVTPYPLHVTYKSANWSENWAEVEEWMPVGQLFSIQCEDVEGPVDILLPHVLHLTDNTEITRESLQVVHVVGDSVELLPVTELTSSHAVTRFKKGSLFGVVGRTEEVNSVSRSCLLMAFRSLEDSDLSQLKVYIVSNTKEMKETLKEDEREWNFVPCDFKTCLLNPGDICCLKGIVTSGEDTLNVSISPEYLVFEDTLNNNKYYESFRVKVTAEIWMSNTSQLHLELLKRTDVEAEETSVSKLTLGRYKQSTAAGEGGSNLSTPTETEPVSKQLQIPIPSGFAVPVVLLVNDEYGASKGGVSTINYQVGQMLTKAKATVYCTALRVPQQDQEAAERYNVHLIKPYRPDGDTREPTTDWLAFDYLTRYPKSKLPEHVDVIIGHADITDTAAQNIQNAYYKEAELIMFTQVLPEDTEYFNGDLKAIKASKKEGMMLDKVVNAKAAFSVGKRTYNHFDTKYKASKKPQSHHIFLPKLSEMYLATNVTPGGEEKVVLSIGRVREMEKLKGYDIAGPAMGDVAKEIPNARWCVCCDNENDYETSKKILEDNLNSGDLKLSLLLYETQEDIKEHMMKSHLVLMPSCSEPFGLVGLDAIAAGIPVLISDKTGLAEMILNLVEQEKLSAEHRHVIVKTSVNDSDTAGDAKRWASKIVDILKYSKSEFEKAARLKQELVESRYWEESHRNFLQVCGITTAQ, from the exons ATGTGTTCGACAGAGCCACTGCTGTATCAGCTCAGCAGAGCTTTTGTCAAGGAGTGGATTCTGCTGGGACAGGAGCTGGCCATGGGAATGGGCAAGCCTGTGTTAGACATTACAGGTGATGACGAATCTCAGAAGGTATTCCAGATACTTAAGGCATGGCGGACAGAGACCCCCCACGGACCGCTCCACTACTTGCCGCAGCTGCAGGAAATACTACTACAGGACATGGGCGAGCAGAACTTGGCTACAACTGTACAGGACATGTACAAG AAGTACCGTGATGCATTGGAGTGTAAAGAGGTCTATCCAGAAATGACAGAAGACAAACAATG GTCTCTGCATCTGCCAGTTGAAGGGAAGTACCTGTGCAGACGGACCGACCTTGGCGTGGTGACGCCCTACCCGCTGCATGTGACCTACAAGAGTGCGAACTGGTCCGAAAACTGGGCGGAGGTGGAGGAATGGATGCCGGTGGGTCAGCTCTTTTCCATCCAGTGTGAGGATGTAGAAGGCCCAGTGGACATCCTACTGCCACACGTCCTGCATCTGACTGACAACACAG AAATCACCAGGGAAAGCCTACAAGTTGTCCATGTGGTGGGTGATTCAGTCGAGCTGCTGCCAGTTACAGAACTCACCTCTTCCCACGCTGTGACCAGGTTCAAGAAAGGCAGCCTGTTTGGGGTGGTGGGCAGGACAGAAGAAGTGAACAGTGTATCTAGGAGTTGCCTTCTAATGGCCTTTCGTTCTTTAGAGGACTCTGACCTCTCCCAATTGAAAGTCTACATTGTCTCCAACACTAAAGAGATGAAAGAG ACCCTAAAAGAGGATGAGAGAGAATGGAACTTTGTGCCATGTGACTTCAAAACCTGCCTTTTGAATCCAGGTGACATCTGCTGCCTAAAGGGGATTGTTACAAGTGGGGAGGACACTTTAAATGTGTCTATTTCTCCAGAG TACCTTGTGTTTGAGGATAccctcaacaacaacaaatactaCGAATCATTCCGAGTGAAAGTTACTGCTGAGATCTGGATGAGCAACACCTCACAATTGCACCTGGAACTGCTGAAAAGGACTGACGTTGAAGCAGAGGAGACGTCCGTTTCAAAACTAACACTTG GACGGTACAAGCAAAGTACAGCAGCTGGAGAAGGTGGCAGCAACCTTTCCACACCTACAGAGACAGAGCCTGTGAGCAAGCAACTGCAAATACCAATTCCTTCAG GCTTTGCAGTACCAGTAGTCTTGTTGGTTAACGACGAGTATGGAGCCTCCAAGGGGGGAGTTTCTACCATTAACTACCAAGTTGGCCAAATGCTGACTAAGGCCAAAGCAACTGTGTACTGTACAGCCTTGCGTGTGCCGCAACAAGACCAGGAGGCAGCAGAGAGGTACAATGTCCACCTGATCAAACCATATCGACCAGACGGGGACACAAGAGAGCCAACAACAGATTGGCTGGCCTTTGACTACCTAACCCGTTACCCGAAGTCAAAGTTACCAGAACATGTTGACGTCATCATTGGTCATGCTGACATCACAGATACGGCGGCACAAAACATCCAGAACGCTTACTACAAGGAGGCAGAGCTCATCATGTTCACGCAAGTCCTACCGGAGGACACCGAGTACTTCAATGGAGACCTGAAGGCTATCAAAGCTTCGAAGAAGGAGGGGATGATGCTTGATAAAGTCGTCAACGCAAAGGCAGCTTTTTCCGTTGGCAAGCGGACCTACAACCACTTTGACACCAAGTACAAAGCAAGTAAGAAACCTCAGAGTCATCACATCTTCCTCCCGAAGCTATCCGAGATGTATCTGGCCACCAATGTGACACCTGGCGGAGAGGAGAAAGTCGTCCTGTCCATTGGCAGGGTGAGGGAGATGGAGAAGCTGAAAGGCTATGACATCGCGGGACCGGCTATGGGGGATGTGGCGAAGGAGATCCCAAACGCACGGTGGTGTGTTTGCTGTGACAACGAGAACGACTATGAGACAAGCAAGAAGATCCTTGAAGACAACCTGAACAGTGGTGACCTGAAACTCAGTCTGCTGCTCTACGAGACCCAGGAGGACATCAAGGAACATATGATGAAATCGCACCTGGTCCTGATGCCGTCCTGCTCCGAGCCCTTCGGACTGGTCGGTCTGGACGCAATTGCGGCGGGCATCCCCGTCCTCATCTCCGACAAGACTGGCCTGGCAGAGATGATCCTCAACCTGGTCGAACAGGAGAAGCTCAGCGCAGAACACAGGCACGTCATTGTGAAAACCAGCGTGAACGACTCTGATACCGCAGGAGACGCAAAGAGATGGGCGAGCAAAATCGTCGACATCCTCAAGTACAGCAAGTCGGAGTTTGAGAAAGCTGCCCGGTTGAAGCAGGAACTggtggagtccaggtactgggaGGAATCCCACCGCAACTTCCTGCAGGTCTGTGGCATCACGACAGCTCAGTAG